Proteins encoded in a region of the Zea mays cultivar B73 chromosome 4, Zm-B73-REFERENCE-NAM-5.0, whole genome shotgun sequence genome:
- the LOC100277186 gene encoding uncharacterized protein LOC100277186: MDGSAFPSLSPELRDALAKVAVFVLVQGLVYLILRSSSDVFSKDGRLRSLSFRPMRSMSVRRVLAPLSDVPVGTDDASPSLSPAATSSHRKAARED, from the coding sequence ATGGACGGGTCGGCGTTCCCGTCGCTGTCGCCGGAGCTCCGCGACGCGCTCGCCAAGGTGGCCGTGTTCGTGCTCGTCCAGGGGCTGGTCTACCTCATCCTCCGCAGCTCCTCCGACGTCTTCTCCAAGGACGGCCGGCTCAGGTCCCTCAGCTTCCGCCCCATGCGCTCCATGAGCGTCAGGCGCGTGCTGGCGCCGCTCTCCGACGTCCCCGTCGGCACCGACGACGCCTCTCCATCGTTGTCGCCCGCCGCGACGTCGTCGCACCGCAAAGCTGCCCGCGAGGATTGA
- the LOC100284788 gene encoding thioredoxin-like 5, with translation MALLAPSPRALRVRETAAAALPHSSATAACSTVGGGAARRALWLWDNGGGTGTGRRKEHRERVRPEAYCWDVSRPVEMEEIDSIEKLDDALRWSVENNQPVVIDWMAGWCRKCIYLMPRMEKMAGEYPEVRFYFIDVNKVPQGVVKRGNVTRMPTIQLWKDGEWKAEVIGGHKACLVMDEVREMIENNK, from the exons ATGGCGCTCCTCGCGCCGAGCCCGCGCGCGCTCCGCGTGCGGGAgaccgcggcggcggcgctcccGCACTCATCGGCGACCGCTGCATGCTCGACCGTCGGCGgcggggcggccaggcgggcgctgTGGCTGTGGGACAACGGCGGCGGGACCGGGACGGGGAGGAGGAAGGAGCACCGGGAGAGAGTCCGGCCGGAGGCGTACTGCTGGGACGTGTCCAGGCCGGTGGAGATGGAGGAGATCGACAGCATCGAGAAGCTCGATGATGCGCTCAGGTGGTCCGTCGAGAACAACCAGCCCGTCGTCATCGACTG GATGGCAGGTTGGTGTCGGAAATGCATCTACCTGATGCCCAGAATGGAGAAGATGGCAGGAGAATATCCTGA AGTGAGGTTTTACTTCATCGATGTCAATAAAGTTCCACAGGGGGTGGTGAAAAGAGGAAATGTAACT AGAATGCCCACTATTCAG CTATGGAAGGATGGAGAGTGGAAAGCGGAAGTAATAGGAGGCCACAAAGCTTGTCTTGTGATGGATGAGGTTAGAGAAATGATCGAGAATAACAAGTGA
- the LOC103654212 gene encoding LOW QUALITY PROTEIN: kinesin-like protein KIN-7D, chloroplastic (The sequence of the model RefSeq protein was modified relative to this genomic sequence to represent the inferred CDS: deleted 2 bases in 1 codon) — protein sequence MVFTLQSVEIKELKQKVSELIEIKAQLEDRNQKLLEESTYAKGLVSAAGVELKALSEEVTKLMNQNEKLATELSSLRSLTPAPRRVSNAPRGTRRESMSRRHEPASRRDTNTSHEREKALGTLLMEKEQKEAELQRKVEESKHKEAFLESELANMWVLVAKLKKSQGFMNYDHEDAEAKHDGS from the exons ATGGTCTTCACTCTTCAGTCAGTTGAAATCAAAGAGCTGAAGCAAAAGGTGTCTGAACTCATTGAAATCAAAGCTCAACTTGAGGATCGCAATCAAAAGCTATTGGAGGAAAGTACATATGCAAAAGGCTTGGTTTCAGCTGCTGGTGTCGAACTGAAAGCATTGTCAGAAGAAGTGACCAAACTGATGAACCAGAACGAGAAACTTGCGACGGAGCTGTCATCGCTGAGAAGTCTGACTCCAGCTCCACGCAGAGTTAGCAATGCACCAAGAGGTACTAGGAGGGAGAGCATGAGCAGGCGACACGAGCCAGCTAGCAGAAGAGATACGAACACAAGCCATGAAAGGGAAAAGGCTCTAGGGACATTGCTTATGGAGAAGGAGCAAAAAGAAGCAGAGCTCCAAAGGAAAGTCGAGGAGTCAAAGCACAAGGAAGCCTTCCTGGAAAGTGAGCTTGCCAACATGTGGGTTCTAGTAGCAAAACTAAAGAAGTCCCAGGGT TTTATGAATTATGACCATGAGGATGCGGAGGCCAAACATGATGGCTCGTGA